One Salvelinus namaycush isolate Seneca unplaced genomic scaffold, SaNama_1.0 Scaffold68, whole genome shotgun sequence genomic region harbors:
- the LOC120042416 gene encoding stonustoxin subunit beta-like, which translates to LDPNTVNRLLSLSEENRKVTCRREEQPYPDHPERFEDCGQVLCREGLTGRCYWEVEWSGKGADIGVTYKGISRRGWVNDCRLGHNDKSWSLICYNNRYYARHNNNETTIDVPSSSSHRVGVYLDWPAGTLSFYRASSDTLTHLYTFTSTFTEPLYPGFRVCYD; encoded by the coding sequence ctggacccaaacacagtaaacagactcctctctctgtctgaggagaacagaaaggtgacatgtaggagagaggagcagccgtatcctgatcacccagagagatttgaggactgtggacaggtgctgtgtagagagggtctgactgggcgctgttactgggaggtagagtggagtgggaaaggggctgatataggagtgacatataaaggaatcagcaggagaggatggGTTAATGACTGTAGGCTTGgacacaatgacaagtcctggagtctgatcTGCTATAACAACCGTTACTATGCCAGGCACAATAATAATGaaactaccatagacgtcccctcctccagctcccacagagtaggagtgtatctggactggccagccggcacgctgtccttctatagagcctcctctgacacacttacccacctgtacacattcacctccacattcactgagcccctctatccagggtttagggtttgttatgac